A genomic window from Anthocerotibacter panamensis C109 includes:
- a CDS encoding response regulator transcription factor has product MLNIKVLIADDHTLFRSGLQIMLQSVNDITLVAEASNGEEALKLFQEHNPDVVLLDISMPKIDGIEVTRTIKAARPEAKILILTMHDQEEFLFKIMGVGADGYLLKNAERQELLEGIRAVAQGRKVFSAPVFKMMAEKYIQGAQQTEKVPKAQEVSTLRNNPPQGVHLTNRELEILNLIAQGHTNPEIATKLFISPRTVDTHRTNLMQKLGIKNTAGLVRFALEQGYVNDRNGKQS; this is encoded by the coding sequence ATGTTGAACATAAAAGTACTGATCGCTGATGATCACACCCTGTTCCGCAGTGGGCTCCAGATTATGTTGCAGTCCGTAAACGATATTACGCTGGTCGCGGAAGCTTCCAATGGGGAAGAGGCACTCAAGTTATTCCAGGAACATAATCCAGACGTAGTCCTTTTGGATATCTCGATGCCCAAAATAGACGGGATCGAGGTCACGCGCACGATTAAGGCTGCCCGCCCCGAGGCGAAGATCTTGATTCTCACCATGCATGACCAGGAAGAATTTCTCTTTAAGATCATGGGAGTGGGGGCCGATGGTTATCTGCTCAAGAATGCGGAGCGCCAGGAACTCCTTGAGGGTATCCGCGCTGTAGCCCAGGGTCGTAAGGTCTTCAGCGCCCCAGTCTTCAAGATGATGGCTGAGAAATATATTCAAGGTGCCCAGCAGACCGAGAAAGTACCCAAGGCCCAGGAAGTGAGCACCCTGCGCAACAATCCCCCGCAGGGCGTACACCTGACCAACCGCGAATTGGAGATCCTTAACCTGATTGCCCAAGGTCATACCAACCCAGAGATTGCGACCAAGCTCTTTATCAGCCCGCGCACGGTTGACACCCACCGCACCAACCTCATGCAAAAACTCGGCATCAAGAACACCGCCGGACTCGTGCGCTTCGCGCTCGAACAAGGTTACGTCAATGACCGCAACGGCAAACAGAGCTGA
- a CDS encoding rhomboid family intramembrane serine protease, with the protein MVPVRDDNPTYTVPWVTYALILANSAVFFYELSLGRQLDDFFRHYSVIPAQIAPALGAVLAGQLTELPRLTPLVTAMFLHAGFLHVAGNMLYLWIFGDNVEDRMGHLGFLVFYLLCGIGASLIQLFFNAASQLPNLGASGAIAGVLGAYVIQFPRAQVRAVFPLGFFFIPFNISAFWFLGWWFVQQSLYGVAGLGTRTAVGVEQGGVAYWAHAGGFALGAVLVFLFVRNPRQRYF; encoded by the coding sequence ATGGTTCCTGTACGCGATGACAACCCGACCTACACGGTTCCCTGGGTCACCTATGCGCTTATTCTGGCAAATAGCGCTGTGTTTTTCTATGAACTCAGTCTAGGGAGGCAGTTGGATGACTTCTTTCGCCACTACAGTGTCATCCCCGCGCAGATTGCCCCGGCCTTGGGGGCGGTCCTCGCCGGTCAACTGACTGAGCTGCCCCGGTTGACGCCCTTGGTCACCGCGATGTTTTTACACGCTGGGTTTTTGCACGTCGCAGGGAATATGCTCTATTTGTGGATTTTTGGGGACAACGTCGAAGACCGCATGGGGCATCTGGGGTTTCTCGTCTTCTATCTGCTTTGCGGAATAGGAGCGTCTTTGATCCAGCTTTTTTTTAATGCCGCTTCTCAACTACCGAACTTAGGGGCAAGCGGAGCCATTGCCGGGGTCCTGGGAGCCTATGTCATACAGTTTCCTCGGGCACAGGTCCGGGCGGTCTTTCCCTTGGGTTTCTTCTTTATTCCTTTTAATATTTCGGCTTTCTGGTTTTTGGGCTGGTGGTTTGTGCAGCAGTCTCTGTATGGTGTGGCGGGCTTGGGGACGCGCACGGCGGTCGGGGTGGAACAAGGCGGGGTCGCCTATTGGGCACATGCTGGGGGCTTTGCCTTGGGGGCGGTGCTGGTCTTCTTATTCGTGCGCAATCCCAGACAGCGCTATTTCTAA
- a CDS encoding GNAT family N-acetyltransferase: protein MTLLDPYRLTRSRSWQGGLLLKFLQRAYRELNPGNPLDHLDQTVEQFYQPERTPLWLLEHPSGAVACLWLGPSIDQTTGSPAAYVFLVYVHPDHRRRGLATYLLQTAIQWSYARGYTQIHLQVLVEHRAAQALYQKLGFTTQAYLMRKSLP, encoded by the coding sequence TTGACCCTGCTTGATCCGTACCGGCTCACACGTTCTCGTTCCTGGCAAGGGGGTCTACTGCTCAAGTTTTTGCAGCGCGCCTATAGGGAGCTGAATCCCGGCAACCCGCTAGACCACCTAGACCAGACCGTCGAGCAATTTTATCAGCCTGAGCGGACCCCCCTGTGGCTCCTTGAACATCCTTCAGGGGCGGTAGCCTGTCTTTGGCTAGGGCCATCCATCGACCAGACGACGGGCAGTCCGGCAGCCTATGTCTTTTTGGTCTATGTCCACCCCGACCACCGCCGCCGGGGGTTGGCTACCTACCTACTCCAGACGGCTATTCAGTGGAGTTACGCCCGAGGATATACCCAGATCCACCTCCAGGTTCTGGTGGAGCATAGAGCAGCACAGGCCCTCTACCAAAAACTCGGTTTCACCACACAGGCTTATCTGATGCGTAAATCTCTGCCTTAG
- a CDS encoding ferredoxin-thioredoxin reductase variable chain — MDVGDRVRVRKPVIVYTHPEHRNQAFDIQGFEGEVEHKITDWKGRPVSANFPYRVKFNGRFKAHLAEEELEAL; from the coding sequence ATGGACGTGGGTGACCGTGTGCGGGTAAGAAAACCAGTGATTGTATATACCCACCCCGAGCACCGCAATCAAGCCTTCGATATTCAGGGGTTTGAGGGTGAGGTTGAGCATAAGATTACAGACTGGAAAGGACGCCCGGTGAGTGCTAACTTTCCCTATCGCGTGAAGTTCAATGGCCGCTTTAAAGCTCACTTAGCGGAAGAGGAATTGGAGGCCCTATGA
- a CDS encoding Dps family protein, which translates to MQVQEKSGGIKFAGISQPILHQRGPEIQPYGTLRDIPIALDQEVRAETCSLLNQVLADTITLYSLYKKHHWLVRGQTFYQLHLLLDKHADEQRALIDELGERVQKLGGIAIADPRHVSEVTRIERPPNGAEEVPVMLSRLLEAHEVTIREVREGIKKTNQNSDIGTNDLLTSQVLLINETQVWYLAEHLVDTPLVRS; encoded by the coding sequence ATGCAGGTCCAAGAAAAAAGCGGCGGCATCAAGTTTGCTGGGATAAGCCAACCGATTTTGCACCAACGCGGCCCCGAGATTCAGCCCTACGGCACATTGCGGGATATCCCTATCGCCCTAGATCAAGAGGTGCGTGCAGAGACATGTAGCCTGCTCAACCAAGTTCTGGCTGACACCATCACGCTGTATAGTCTGTACAAGAAGCACCATTGGCTAGTCCGGGGTCAAACCTTCTATCAGTTGCACCTGTTGTTGGACAAGCACGCCGACGAGCAAAGAGCACTGATTGACGAGTTGGGCGAACGGGTTCAGAAATTGGGCGGGATCGCCATCGCCGATCCGCGCCATGTATCTGAAGTAACCCGCATCGAACGCCCGCCCAATGGAGCCGAAGAAGTCCCTGTGATGCTATCGCGACTCCTGGAAGCCCATGAAGTTACCATCCGTGAAGTCCGCGAAGGGATTAAAAAAACCAACCAGAACAGCGATATAGGCACCAACGACCTATTGACCAGCCAAGTGCTCCTCATCAATGAGACGCAGGTCTGGTACCTCGCTGAACACCTCGTCGATACCCCCCTTGTGCGCAGTTAA
- a CDS encoding PulJ/GspJ family protein codes for MRRAEGFTLVELLLSAVLSSVIVLALVGGLVVFSSRASEERASQRLQAEVEFTQRTVRSELEQAVRLPAVRDFEAVAGLPGPVQLALVLPQGNQYVLVLYCLGLLPEGFPYDDPNFKTRYGALRSGLYRWESPPFDDPQNPPIVDGAPETAVDPDSLNLVTAYLQPFNEKDPELSGLVFVPAQDAQGGLLMVNGLRPSDFKGEAERCTEGSSSRCRPFGREVYVYAKNTFTPDPLPEAATATTPPVVPETP; via the coding sequence ATGAGAAGGGCTGAGGGCTTTACGCTGGTCGAGCTGCTCCTGTCGGCGGTGCTGTCGTCGGTCATTGTGTTGGCGCTCGTGGGCGGGCTGGTGGTCTTCTCCAGTCGTGCCAGTGAAGAAAGGGCCAGCCAACGGCTTCAGGCGGAGGTGGAATTTACACAACGCACGGTCCGCTCGGAGCTTGAGCAGGCCGTGCGCTTGCCCGCAGTCCGTGATTTTGAGGCTGTGGCGGGGCTTCCGGGTCCGGTGCAACTCGCGCTTGTCTTGCCGCAGGGCAATCAGTATGTCTTGGTCCTTTACTGTCTGGGTCTGTTGCCCGAGGGTTTTCCCTATGACGACCCCAACTTCAAGACGCGCTATGGGGCACTCCGGTCAGGGCTCTATCGCTGGGAATCGCCGCCCTTTGATGACCCTCAAAACCCGCCCATAGTGGACGGGGCACCGGAGACGGCAGTAGACCCCGATTCGCTCAATTTGGTCACCGCTTACCTACAGCCCTTCAATGAAAAAGACCCAGAGTTGAGCGGGCTGGTTTTTGTCCCGGCGCAGGATGCACAGGGGGGACTTTTGATGGTGAATGGGTTACGGCCTTCAGATTTCAAGGGGGAGGCAGAGCGGTGCACGGAGGGTTCTAGTTCCCGCTGTCGGCCTTTTGGGCGAGAGGTCTATGTCTATGCCAAAAATACGTTCACTCCAGACCCTCTGCCTGAAGCGGCAACAGCAACAACTCCTCCTGTAGTCCCAGAGACGCCTTAA
- a CDS encoding prepilin-type N-terminal cleavage/methylation domain-containing protein produces the protein MKAAVGFTLIELLVTVVVLGILAAFTLPNLAPLKAKQDFSQGAALIEDAFRQAQDLAVSRADTVHLIFDLQANRYWLCTAPEGVCQEKERIALPALPDGVYLMDTNFVDSRSRDQNGEPVLDDEVAFDYQGRVVDGADVLARVVLGYRPYTFLPYEIYLASLSGTTWTLQRPVEKTDEKG, from the coding sequence TTGAAAGCCGCTGTCGGGTTCACTTTGATCGAACTGTTAGTCACGGTCGTCGTCCTGGGTATCCTCGCCGCCTTCACCCTACCCAACCTCGCCCCACTCAAAGCCAAACAGGATTTTAGTCAGGGGGCAGCCCTCATCGAAGATGCCTTTCGGCAGGCGCAGGATTTGGCGGTGAGTCGGGCGGATACGGTTCACCTGATCTTTGACCTGCAAGCGAACCGCTACTGGCTGTGTACGGCCCCCGAAGGAGTCTGCCAAGAAAAAGAGCGCATCGCGCTACCTGCGCTGCCAGATGGCGTGTATTTGATGGATACGAACTTTGTCGATTCCCGTAGCCGCGACCAAAATGGGGAGCCCGTCCTGGATGACGAGGTGGCCTTTGACTATCAAGGGCGGGTGGTCGATGGCGCAGATGTGCTCGCTCGGGTGGTCTTGGGCTATCGTCCCTACACTTTTTTGCCCTATGAGATCTATTTAGCTAGCCTGAGTGGTACCACCTGGACCCTACAACGCCCTGTTGAGAAAACTGATGAGAAGGGCTGA
- a CDS encoding prepilin-type N-terminal cleavage/methylation domain-containing protein has protein sequence MARRTAQGLTLIEVLVSAVIASLLLSSLASFFAVSAVKRLQSAHIYEATQLARSEINEIREFWQQYDEKGEAYFDRQALVFAWSDEYFDTVPETNNGPTFEALTDPSAIPPNAKQIPEQLRVIPVDTNGDGQADYLAQVFAGQAPGVPKGELRRVVVRIFDRDVAVEELQETPVRALRPLVYGSSQAANEQSLSQPLVVLVADLSRPEVPL, from the coding sequence ATGGCCCGACGCACGGCCCAGGGATTGACCCTGATTGAGGTATTGGTTTCGGCGGTGATTGCCTCGCTGTTGCTGTCCAGTCTGGCTAGTTTTTTTGCCGTGTCCGCCGTCAAGCGCCTCCAGAGCGCCCACATCTATGAGGCCACCCAACTCGCCCGCTCCGAGATCAATGAGATCCGCGAATTCTGGCAACAGTACGACGAAAAAGGCGAAGCCTACTTTGACCGGCAGGCGCTGGTCTTTGCCTGGAGCGACGAGTATTTTGACACAGTGCCCGAGACCAACAACGGCCCAACTTTTGAAGCCCTCACCGACCCGAGCGCCATCCCCCCCAATGCCAAACAAATCCCCGAACAACTGCGGGTCATTCCCGTAGACACCAATGGCGATGGGCAGGCGGATTATTTAGCCCAAGTCTTTGCTGGACAGGCTCCGGGCGTCCCCAAGGGCGAACTGCGCCGGGTGGTGGTGCGTATTTTTGACCGGGATGTGGCGGTCGAGGAACTCCAGGAAACGCCTGTGCGGGCGCTGCGTCCTCTGGTCTATGGCAGCAGTCAGGCCGCCAACGAACAGTCCCTCAGCCAGCCTTTGGTCGTCCTGGTCGCCGATCTAAGCCGCCCCGAGGTGCCTCTTTGA
- a CDS encoding fosfomycin resistance glutathione transferase has protein sequence MITGINHITLATADLERAFDFYVNTLGCRPVARWWRGAYLLAGNLWLCLTLEPLAQDSTYTHLAFNVEAEDYEAFSQTLLAGGVKQWKTNSSEGASLYFLDPDGHKLELHVGNLQTRIEQTKAHPYEDMVFFDNPSWESNGPGWESNNRDW, from the coding sequence ATGATAACAGGCATCAACCACATCACCCTCGCCACCGCTGATCTAGAACGCGCCTTTGATTTTTATGTCAATACGCTTGGCTGTCGCCCGGTGGCCCGGTGGTGGCGGGGGGCCTATCTGCTGGCTGGCAATCTCTGGCTGTGTCTGACCCTCGAACCCCTGGCACAGGACAGCACGTACACCCATCTCGCCTTCAATGTTGAGGCTGAAGATTACGAAGCGTTCAGCCAGACGCTATTAGCAGGCGGGGTGAAGCAGTGGAAAACCAATTCGAGTGAGGGCGCGTCGCTATATTTCCTGGACCCGGATGGGCATAAGCTCGAACTTCACGTGGGCAATCTCCAGACCCGGATCGAGCAAACCAAGGCCCATCCCTACGAAGACATGGTTTTCTTTGATAACCCAAGTTGGGAGAGCAACGGTCCAGGTTGGGAGAGCAACAATAGAGACTGGTAA
- a CDS encoding esterase-like activity of phytase family protein, with translation MRQCLSASILCSSVLLSLGTHPVLATELVGRAVLPADTFSPGPTAGQLITGDTNGRPVPFVNQQSVQGFSAVLPGPQNNEFQVLTDNGFGSKANSPDSLLRLWGVRANFTKFGNRRSGTVNPVDLQTGRRLDGFTAPSFIQLSDPNRQVNFPIVAEQTFYPGTTIPVDPSIQAGRLLTGADFDLESFRQVADGTFWFGEEFGPFLLHVAATGEVLEPPIPLPNFLGLGSLPLVQSPDNPFLGTNTANLPRSRGFEGMALNASGTKLFTLLEGPLLPDPNRNRLLIHEFDLATKTFTGRVFSYRMENTTESGQSIGDMTAINDEEFLIIERDSRQGDPNNPAFTNPAQFKRVYKININKLDADGFVEKVLLVDLLNISDPRGIGGNGTTNGVFTFPFVTIESVLPLNPRTLLIINDNNYPFSVGRTPGTPDDNEFIQVRLDQPLNLSR, from the coding sequence ATGCGTCAGTGCTTATCTGCCAGCATCTTGTGCTCTTCGGTGCTCCTGAGCCTAGGCACCCATCCGGTTCTGGCTACGGAATTGGTGGGTCGGGCGGTCCTTCCCGCCGACACCTTTAGCCCTGGCCCCACCGCCGGACAACTGATTACCGGCGACACCAATGGCCGCCCGGTCCCCTTTGTCAATCAGCAATCCGTCCAAGGCTTCTCAGCAGTGCTGCCCGGTCCCCAAAACAACGAATTTCAGGTCCTGACCGACAACGGCTTCGGAAGTAAGGCCAACTCCCCCGATTCTCTGCTGCGTCTCTGGGGCGTGCGGGCGAATTTTACGAAATTTGGCAACCGGCGCTCGGGCACGGTCAACCCGGTGGATCTGCAAACGGGCAGAAGATTGGATGGTTTTACCGCCCCAAGCTTTATCCAACTCAGCGACCCCAACCGGCAGGTAAATTTCCCGATTGTGGCCGAACAAACTTTCTATCCCGGCACTACGATCCCCGTGGACCCGAGTATTCAGGCAGGGCGCTTGTTGACCGGGGCAGACTTTGACCTCGAATCTTTCCGGCAAGTCGCAGACGGCACCTTCTGGTTTGGCGAGGAATTCGGTCCCTTTTTACTCCATGTGGCTGCGACCGGCGAAGTGTTGGAGCCGCCTATCCCGCTGCCCAATTTCCTGGGTCTCGGCTCCCTGCCTTTGGTCCAATCCCCCGATAACCCCTTTTTGGGCACGAATACTGCGAACCTGCCCCGCTCGCGGGGTTTTGAAGGGATGGCGCTCAACGCAAGCGGCACCAAGCTCTTTACCTTGCTCGAAGGCCCCCTCCTCCCGGACCCCAACCGCAACCGCCTACTCATCCACGAATTTGATCTAGCGACCAAAACCTTCACCGGGCGGGTCTTCTCGTACCGCATGGAAAACACGACCGAGAGCGGGCAATCCATCGGCGACATGACCGCCATCAACGACGAGGAATTTTTGATCATTGAGCGCGACAGCCGCCAAGGTGACCCCAACAACCCTGCGTTTACCAATCCGGCGCAGTTCAAGCGCGTCTACAAGATCAACATCAACAAGCTAGACGCTGATGGTTTTGTGGAGAAAGTGTTGCTTGTGGACCTGCTCAATATCTCTGACCCCAGGGGCATTGGCGGCAACGGCACCACCAACGGCGTATTTACGTTCCCCTTTGTGACGATTGAGTCGGTCCTACCCCTCAATCCCCGGACCCTGCTCATCATCAACGACAACAACTACCCCTTCAGCGTTGGGCGTACTCCAGGCACCCCCGATGACAACGAGTTCATCCAAGTCCGCCTCGACCAACCGCTGAACTTGAGCCGTTAG
- the gvpU gene encoding gas vesicle accessory protein GvpU yields MSATENHLGLTDEPLALDWLLQSLVQMVNTSEISFPVTLQVSGLLVSGYLTSGRQYFEEFAQTMGTTVVEEDQDEVIALFRELGKSFYAPQTAGPAPNPHFLHIRHARVFSPDGQPFPLQEGSWWRGRLEAVDGFMLGSLTAQVGERLDVTED; encoded by the coding sequence ATGTCCGCTACCGAAAACCACCTTGGGTTGACCGACGAGCCTTTAGCGCTCGATTGGCTCTTGCAAAGCTTGGTGCAAATGGTCAACACCAGCGAAATTTCCTTCCCGGTCACGCTACAGGTCAGCGGGTTACTGGTATCAGGCTATCTGACGAGTGGGAGGCAATATTTCGAGGAATTCGCCCAGACCATGGGCACGACTGTGGTCGAAGAAGATCAAGATGAAGTCATTGCGCTCTTTCGGGAGTTAGGCAAAAGCTTTTATGCGCCCCAGACCGCCGGACCCGCCCCCAACCCCCACTTTCTGCATATACGCCACGCCCGCGTTTTCTCCCCAGATGGACAACCCTTCCCGCTCCAGGAAGGGTCTTGGTGGCGCGGGCGCTTGGAGGCAGTAGACGGATTTATGCTGGGTTCGCTCACCGCTCAGGTAGGCGAGCGCTTGGATGTCACTGAGGATTGA
- a CDS encoding metal-binding protein — MAQGKTHDAITLWTSPLVAGGIWWLTGNSGVALIAGGSFLFSGLMFSGDLDIHSNQYRRWGFLRWLWLPYRRLIPHRSVWSHGLLVGTVGRVLYLGLWLALGGALAWAVSRGMGISWSTGALQRSDMGSYALWSFVGLELGSLSHSLADTTSTGYKRIRKRFVKSKR; from the coding sequence ATGGCCCAAGGTAAAACGCACGATGCCATCACGCTCTGGACTTCTCCGCTCGTCGCTGGGGGGATTTGGTGGCTGACCGGCAATAGCGGTGTTGCCCTGATTGCCGGGGGCAGTTTTCTTTTTAGCGGTCTGATGTTCAGTGGAGACCTGGATATTCACTCCAATCAATACCGCCGTTGGGGCTTTTTGCGCTGGCTGTGGCTACCCTACCGTCGGCTTATCCCGCATCGTTCGGTCTGGTCGCATGGCCTTTTGGTAGGGACCGTAGGGCGGGTGCTCTACCTGGGGTTGTGGTTGGCGTTAGGCGGGGCTTTGGCTTGGGCGGTGAGCCGGGGGATGGGGATTTCATGGTCTACAGGGGCGCTACAACGCTCGGATATGGGTAGCTATGCGCTGTGGAGTTTTGTGGGTCTGGAACTAGGATCGCTCTCGCACAGTCTGGCGGACACGACCTCGACGGGCTACAAGCGGATTCGCAAGCGCTTTGTGAAGTCCAAACGTTAA
- a CDS encoding PII-interacting protein PipX family protein, with protein MGEQYIHHPNFGLLYVVCPTLDVHKSLFTTLYAHRLFFVVTEKPSEPVTYEPVSRAQARQFVEERLKLLRRLRDPGVEEELKRTELFYKQTFL; from the coding sequence ATGGGTGAACAGTACATCCATCACCCGAATTTCGGGTTGCTCTATGTCGTCTGCCCGACTCTAGACGTCCACAAGAGCCTGTTTACCACGCTTTACGCGCACCGCCTGTTCTTTGTCGTGACCGAAAAGCCCAGCGAACCCGTCACTTACGAGCCCGTCTCTCGGGCACAAGCCCGCCAGTTTGTCGAAGAGCGGCTCAAACTCCTGCGTCGCCTGCGCGATCCGGGAGTCGAGGAAGAGCTGAAGCGCACTGAGCTGTTTTACAAGCAGACTTTTTTATGA
- the wecB gene encoding non-hydrolyzing UDP-N-acetylglucosamine 2-epimerase yields MSSKILVVLGTRPEAVKLAPVILGLKETSWSTVVIATGQHQEILHQTLGWFGIAPAEDLHIMTPRQTLADITCRCLTRLGERFQEHQPDLVLVQGDTTTTFAAALAAFYAHIPVAHVEAGLRTDRADNPFPEEMNRRLTSQMARLHFAPTHRAVQNLTEDGITQGVYLTGNTVIDALNTIAPACSPPAIPGLDWSKRVLLATVHRRENWGVPLENIARAFRELLERFEDTVLVLPLHPNPVVRQPLEAALASHPRAFLTPPLDYPELVGTLKASTLVLTDSGGLQEEGPALGKPVLVLRETTERPEAIDGGVALLVGTDTEVIVREASRLLLEPVAYERMARAINPFGDGQATERILEALTDFWKG; encoded by the coding sequence ATGAGCTCCAAGATCCTCGTCGTCCTGGGCACCCGGCCCGAGGCCGTCAAGCTCGCTCCAGTCATTCTTGGTCTCAAGGAAACCTCCTGGTCCACTGTAGTCATCGCCACCGGTCAGCACCAGGAGATCTTGCACCAAACCCTGGGTTGGTTCGGGATTGCCCCCGCCGAAGACCTACACATCATGACCCCCCGTCAGACGTTGGCCGACATCACCTGCCGCTGCCTGACCCGTCTGGGGGAGCGTTTTCAAGAGCATCAGCCCGACCTCGTCCTCGTCCAGGGAGACACCACCACCACCTTTGCTGCTGCTCTGGCCGCCTTTTACGCCCATATCCCCGTCGCCCATGTCGAGGCGGGCTTGCGTACTGACCGTGCCGACAATCCCTTCCCCGAGGAGATGAACCGTCGTCTGACCTCTCAGATGGCCCGTCTACATTTTGCTCCGACCCATCGGGCGGTGCAAAATCTGACCGAGGACGGCATCACACAAGGGGTTTATCTGACCGGCAACACCGTCATCGATGCGCTCAATACCATTGCGCCCGCCTGTAGTCCTCCTGCTATCCCCGGTCTCGACTGGAGCAAACGCGTCCTCCTGGCTACCGTACACCGCCGCGAGAACTGGGGGGTCCCCCTAGAGAACATCGCCCGCGCTTTTCGTGAACTGTTGGAGCGCTTTGAGGACACGGTTCTGGTCCTACCCCTCCACCCCAATCCTGTGGTCCGCCAGCCTTTAGAAGCTGCTCTTGCCAGCCATCCGAGAGCCTTTCTCACCCCACCTCTCGACTACCCCGAACTCGTCGGAACCCTCAAGGCGAGTACCTTGGTCCTGACTGATTCCGGGGGGCTCCAGGAAGAAGGTCCGGCTCTGGGCAAACCCGTCCTTGTCCTGCGCGAAACCACGGAGCGCCCGGAAGCCATCGATGGCGGTGTGGCCCTCTTAGTGGGGACTGATACCGAAGTTATTGTCCGAGAAGCCAGCCGCCTGCTCTTAGAGCCTGTGGCCTACGAGCGCATGGCCCGTGCTATCAATCCCTTTGGGGATGGGCAGGCGACCGAGCGGATTTTGGAGGCTTTGACGGATTTTTGGAAGGGCTGA
- a CDS encoding dienelactone hydrolase family protein, with protein MDLQHWNHTRLSTLSRRTFLGGLAIAGWALYAGPSGSEEEISQEQVSFARQGGLITGFQARPALSDGAGVLIVHDVWGLNAYIKGIALALARAGYVALVPDLYSRLGGTPALPLRSVQEARNTIQQLGDGQVVSDLDASFIYLEQQVKSVDIRPRIAVLGLGWGGQKALLYATENEDLKGAIDFYGPSPEPVERLRQTEAPLLGNFADPKEDAASNLSATQTFLSGAQKSFDFKIFPGTQPDFHNPASPNYDRAAAQDAWERTLVFLSKVLHPPVSEVKPLAEPPSTPTTPIAPPQPPTKVSPSKNPSKPPKSARSPAHPQRD; from the coding sequence ATGGACTTGCAGCACTGGAATCACACCCGCCTAAGTACCTTGTCCCGCCGTACCTTCCTCGGAGGCCTAGCCATTGCCGGGTGGGCACTCTATGCCGGTCCATCGGGCAGTGAAGAGGAAATTTCACAAGAGCAGGTTTCTTTTGCGCGTCAGGGGGGCCTCATCACCGGGTTTCAGGCTCGCCCCGCGCTCAGTGACGGGGCGGGGGTGCTCATCGTCCACGATGTATGGGGGCTCAATGCCTATATTAAAGGAATTGCCTTGGCCCTAGCCCGAGCGGGCTATGTCGCACTCGTCCCTGACCTCTACAGCCGTCTCGGCGGAACCCCGGCTCTGCCCCTGCGCTCCGTGCAAGAAGCCCGCAACACGATTCAGCAGTTGGGGGATGGGCAAGTGGTGAGCGACCTAGATGCTTCTTTTATTTATCTAGAGCAGCAGGTCAAAAGCGTGGATATTCGCCCGCGTATTGCCGTCCTCGGCTTGGGATGGGGCGGGCAAAAAGCACTGCTCTACGCCACCGAAAATGAGGACCTCAAGGGAGCTATCGACTTCTACGGCCCGAGCCCGGAGCCCGTCGAGCGCCTGCGGCAGACCGAGGCCCCCCTCTTGGGCAACTTCGCTGATCCTAAAGAGGACGCTGCTTCTAACCTCAGTGCCACACAGACTTTTCTCAGTGGCGCACAGAAGTCTTTTGATTTCAAAATTTTTCCAGGGACGCAACCGGACTTTCACAATCCTGCCAGCCCCAACTACGACCGCGCCGCCGCTCAGGACGCTTGGGAACGCACGTTGGTCTTCCTCAGTAAAGTCCTGCACCCTCCGGTCTCTGAGGTGAAACCCCTGGCGGAGCCTCCTAGCACACCCACAACTCCCATAGCACCGCCTCAACCCCCAACTAAAGTCAGCCCTTCCAAAAATCCGTCAAAGCCTCCAAAATCCGCTCGGTCGCCTGCCCATCCCCAAAGGGATTGA